In the genome of Megalops cyprinoides isolate fMegCyp1 chromosome 7, fMegCyp1.pri, whole genome shotgun sequence, one region contains:
- the agap2 gene encoding arf-GAP with GTPase, ANK repeat and PH domain-containing protein 2 isoform X1 has protein sequence MVCPLKPDHMSRASTLQRRTTYLISLTLVKVEAVGEDGAQLARATVPGGGAVGGAPGEEVWPLSTRRDEEKDTDMEEDEEDESLSESGRERAQPKRGERLLSSSPKERTPTEVFVRPGARMEPAGRESAPPSAPIKDVRARGREGVADVDVEREEALETCRGTPKLRRVVDGADPTRTPTKSNIPVRIGQRPGALLKAHSDAVSRRELKEAKEAIPTAAKSLDRKDSRAGAGSPVSPVAGHSRASWTEEERKARPHLIEGGAKDEDVVRAIGGGAVGGATAGGAVGGGAVEREALGGRAAGGDPLGGGAMVGAVGRGVAGVRDSPRSERLKAGSASLPAPLTLVPKPPRKGKSRTLDNSDLHSLSEDLRRGAEGLASSGPAPATLHGQAQRAAARDRKMLKFISGIFAKSTPGPASAATAPPLHGSMQRESSEEDAACALSQEWTLTRAVPELRLGVLGSLRSGKSALVHKYITGSYLPLESQEGGRYKKEVLIEGQSHLLLIREESVLPDPQFCSWVDAVILVFSLENEASFQEVYNNYSQLCAHRNIAEIPVIVVGTQDKITSTNPRVIEDARARQLCSDVRRCSYYETCATYGLNVDRVFTEAAQRIATIKKQAALLAPCKSLPSSPSHSGASTPVSGAFPGQASNGGQSSDYSSSLPSTPVVSHKEMGRGGSGGDGGGSATPGPQRNVPRRRTSLFANRRGSDSEKRATDSKGDAGTARATAIKQSILWKRSGSSLNKEWKKKYVTLSNNGMLSYHSSVNDYLQNVHGKEMDLLRVTVKVPGKRPPRAVPPCSPSPGLNGLVKDVPGAEGAGTAPSFPASLLTVDEGGGGGLSPQGDRGVKRCPSSLSSKAQSVDSAIEAVASPPTAKDNAPSSPATDRKKHRRKKSMNQKGDLAIGQAEAKRKMWKLKNFGSLRNIYKTEEENSDFIIVSSTGQRWHFEAQSMEERDTWVQAIESQILASLQSCESSRNKARRTSQSEAVALQAIRNARGNGLCVDCGAPNPTWASLNLGALICIECSGIHRNLGTHLSRVRSLDLDDWPRELTLVLTAIGNHMANSVWESRTLGRHKPTPDATREERESWIRAKYEQRVFVAPLPAAVEGAEGTMPARLLSTVVQRDLPGLLLLLAHSTKEEINARPPAGVPPHPRTALHAACQLGDVVMTQLLVWYGSDVKARDSLGQTALTLARHSGSQDCVDILLQHGCPNDTPPAISTPGLPRKGSTTSLGRANSRRGVS, from the exons ATGGTGTGTCCGCTGAAGCCTGACCACATGAGCCGAGCCAGCACGCTGCAGCGCCGCACCACCTACCTCATCTCCCTCACCCTGGTGAAGGTCGAGGCCGTGGGAGAGGATGGGGCCCAGCTGGCCAGGGCCACCGtcccagggggaggggctgtgggcGGGGCCCCAGGGGAGGAGGTGTGGCCTCTTTCCACACGGCGGGATGAAGAGAAGGACACGGAcatggaggaggatgaggaggatgagagCCTCAGCGAgtctgggagggagagggcgCAGCccaagagaggagagagactgcTATCCAGTTCCCCAAAAGAAAGGACACCCACTGAAGTTTTCGTGCGCCCCGGTGCCCGGATGGAGCCGGCAGGCAGGGAGAGCGCGCCCCCCTCAGCCCCTATTAAGGATGtgagagcgagggggagagagggtgtggccGATGTAGACGTAGAGAGGGAGGAAGCTTTGGAAACCTGCAGAGGGACCCCAAAGTTGCGCAGGGTCGTGGATGGGGCCGACCCCACCCGCACCCCAACGAAGAGTAACATCCCCGTGAGGATTGGACAGCGGCCAGGGGCCTTGCTGAAGGCACACAGTGACGCCGTCAGTCGCCGTGAGCTGAAGGAGGCCAAGGAGGCAATCCCCACTGCTGCAAAGAGCCTGGACCGCAAGGACAGCAGGGCAGGGGCGGGGTCACCGGTGAGCCCAGTCGCTGGCCACAGCCGGGCGTCctggacagaggaagaaaggaaggcCAGGCCTCACCTTATAGAGGGTGGAGCAAAAGACGAAGATGTGGTCAGAGCCATAGGAGGTGGGGCAGTAGGAGGAGCcactgcaggtggagctgtggGAGGAGGGGCTGTTGAAAGGGAAGCGTTGGGAGGCAGGGCAGCCGGAGGAGACCCATTGGGAGGTGGGGCAATGGTAGGGGCAGTGGGACGGGGAGTGGCAGGTGTGAGAGACAGTCCCAGGTCAGAGAGACTGAAGGCTGGGTCTGCTTCTCTCCCTGCGCCTCTCACCCTGGTCCCCAAACCCCCACGGAAGGGCAAGAGTCGCACCCTGGACAACAGTGACCTACACTCCTTATCTGAGGACCTTCGCAGGGGTGCGGAGGGCCTGGCCTcctctggccccgcccccgccacGCTGCATGGCCAGGCCCAGCGGGCTGCGGCTCGCGATCGCAAAATGCTGAAGTTCATCAGTGGGATTTTTGCCAAGAGCACCCCCGGCCCAGCCAGTGCTGCCACTGCGCCCCCCCTGCATGGCTCTATGCAGAGGGAGTCCAGCGAGGAGGACG CGGCCTGCGCCCTCAGTCAGGAATGGACCTTAACTCGTGCAGTCCCAGAGCTGCGTCTG GGGGTTCTGGGTAGTCTGCGCAGTGGAAAATCAGCCCTGGTGCACAAGTACATCACTGGGAGCTACCTTCCCCTGGAGTCCCAGGAAG GGGGTAGATATAAGAAAGAGGTGCTGATAGAGGGACAGAGCCATCTGTTGCTAATCAGGGAGGAGTCTGTGCTGCCAGATCCCCAA TTCTGCAGCTGGGTGGATGCAGTGATCCTTGTGTTCAGTTTGGAGAATGAGGCCAGTTTTCAGGAGGTGTATAATAACTACAGCCAGCTGTGTGCACACCGCAACATTGCTGAGATCCCCGTGATCGTGGTGGGGACACAGG ACAAGATCACCAGCACAAACCCGCGGGTGATCGAGGACGCTCGGGCTCGGCAGCTGTGCTCCGACGTGCGCCGCTGCTCCTACTATGAGACCTGCGCCACCTACGGGCTCAACGTGGATCGCGTCTTCACCGAGG CTGCTCAGAGGATTGCAACAATTAAGAAGCAGGCTGCCCTGCTGGCCCCCTGTAAatctctgcccagctcccccAGCCACTCAGGGGCCTCCACACCAGTGTCAGGAGCCTTCCCCGGACAG GCTAGTAATGGCGGTCAGAGTAGTGATTActcctcctcccttccctccaCTCCTGTGGTCAGCCACAAGGaaatggggaggggagggtctgggggagatggagggggcAGCGCCACCCCAGGACCCCAGCGCAATGTGCCCCGCCGACGGACCTCCCTCTTCGCG AACCGGCGAGGCAGTGACTCTGAGAAGCGAGCAACTGACAGTAAGGGAGACGCTGGCACCGCGAGGGCAACTGCCATTAAGCAG AGCATACTGTGGAAGCGGAGCGGGAGCTCGCTGAATAAGGAGTGGAAGAAGAAGTATGTCACGCTGTCCAACAATGGCATGCTGTCCTACCACTCAAGTGTCAAt GACTACCTGCAGAACGTCCATGGGAAGGAGATGGACTTGCTGCGGGTGACAGTGAAGGTGCCAGGTAAACGTCCGCCCCGCGCTGTCCCCCCCTGCAGCCCTTCGCCCGGCCTCAACGGATTGGTGAAGGATGTGCCAGGGGCCGAGGGAGCCGGCACAG CCCCTTCATTCCCTGCCAGCCTCCTGACTGTGgatgaggggggtgggggtggcctGTCCCcccagggggacagaggggtcAAGCGCTGTCCCTCTTCACTCTCCAGTAAAGCACAGAGCGTGG ACTCTGCCATTGAGGCAGTGGCCAGCCCGCCCACTGCAAAAGACAACGCCCCCTCCTCTCCGGCAACTGACAGGAAGAAGCACCGAAGGAAGAAGAGCATGAATCAGAAAGGCGACCTGGCGATTGGGCAAGCCGAAG CCAAGCGCAAAATGTGGAAATTAAAAAACTTTGGTAGTTTGAGAAACATTTACAAGACAG AGGAGGAGAATTCGGATTTCATAATCGTGTCCAGCACGGGACAGAGGTGGCACTTCGAGGCACAGAGCATGGAGGAGCGAGACACCTGGGTCCAGGCCATCGAGAGTCAGATCCTGGCCAGCCTGCAGTCCTGCGAGAGCAGCAGAAACAAG gcGCGGAGGACCAGCCAGAGTGAAGCAGTGGCCCTCCAGGCAATTCGTAACGCCAGGGGCAACGGGCTCTGTGTGGACTGTGGAGCACCAA ACCCAACGTGGGCCAGCCTCAATCTGGGCGCGCTGATCTGCATTGAGTGCTCGGGGATCCACCGCAACCTGGGGACGCACCTGTCGCGTGTGCGCTCGCTCGACCTGGACGACTGGCCGCGGGAGCTGACGCTGGTGCTCACTGCCATCGGCAACCACATGGCCAACAGCGTCTGGGAAAGCCGCACGCTGGGCCGCCACAAGCCCACACCCGACGCCACGCG GGAGGAGCGGGAGTCGTGGATCCGTGCCAAGTATGAGCAGCGGGTGTTTGTGGCACCTCTGCCCGCGGCCGTGGAGGGCGCTGAGGGGACCATGCCTGCCCGGCTTCTCTCCACCGTCGTCCAGAGGGACCTCCCAggcctgctcctgctcctggcCCACAGTACCAAGGAGGAGATCAACGCCAGACCACCTGCAGGGGTGCCCCCGCACCCCCGCACTGCCCTGCATGCCGCCTGCCAGCTTGGCGATGTGGTCATGACTCAGCTGTTGGTCTGG tATGGCAGTGATGTTAAAGCGAGGGATTCATTGGGCCAGACTGCCCTGACCCTGGCCCGCCACTCTGGCAGCCAGGACTGCGTGGACATTTtgctgcaacatggctgcccCAACGACACCCCACCTGCAATCTCCACCCCTGGTCTCCCCCGCAAGGGCAGCACCACCAGCTTGGGTCGCGCCAACTCCAGGAGAGGGGTGTCTTAA
- the agap2 gene encoding arf-GAP with GTPase, ANK repeat and PH domain-containing protein 2 isoform X2 — translation MVCPLKPDHMSRASTLQRRTTYLISLTLVKVEAVGEDGAQLARATVPGGGAVGGAPGEEVWPLSTRRDEEKDTDMEEDEEDESLSESGRERAQPKRGERLLSSSPKERTPTEVFVRPGARMEPAGRESAPPSAPIKDVRARGREGVADVDVEREEALETCRGTPKLRRVVDGADPTRTPTKSNIPVRIGQRPGALLKAHSDAVSRRELKEAKEAIPTAAKSLDRKDSRAGAGSPVSPVAGHSRASWTEEERKARPHLIEGGAKDEDVVRAIGGGAVGGATAGGAVGGGAVEREALGGRAAGGDPLGGGAMVGAVGRGVAGVRDSPRSERLKAGSASLPAPLTLVPKPPRKGKSRTLDNSDLHSLSEDLRRGAEGLASSGPAPATLHGQAQRAAARDRKMLKFISGIFAKSTPGPASAATAPPLHGSMQRESSEEDAACALSQEWTLTRAVPELRLGVLGSLRSGKSALVHKYITGSYLPLESQEGGRYKKEVLIEGQSHLLLIREESVLPDPQFCSWVDAVILVFSLENEASFQEVYNNYSQLCAHRNIAEIPVIVVGTQDKITSTNPRVIEDARARQLCSDVRRCSYYETCATYGLNVDRVFTEAAQRIATIKKQAALLAPCKSLPSSPSHSGASTPVSGAFPGQASNGGQSSDYSSSLPSTPVVSHKEMGRGGSGGDGGGSATPGPQRNVPRRRTSLFANRRGSDSEKRATDSKGDAGTARATAIKQSILWKRSGSSLNKEWKKKYVTLSNNGMLSYHSSVNDYLQNVHGKEMDLLRVTVKVPGKRPPRAVPPCSPSPGLNGLVKDVPGAEGAGTAPSFPASLLTVDEGGGGGLSPQGDRGVKRCPSSLSSKAQSVDSAIEAVASPPTAKDNAPSSPATDRKKHRRKKSMNQKGDLAIGQAEEEENSDFIIVSSTGQRWHFEAQSMEERDTWVQAIESQILASLQSCESSRNKARRTSQSEAVALQAIRNARGNGLCVDCGAPNPTWASLNLGALICIECSGIHRNLGTHLSRVRSLDLDDWPRELTLVLTAIGNHMANSVWESRTLGRHKPTPDATREERESWIRAKYEQRVFVAPLPAAVEGAEGTMPARLLSTVVQRDLPGLLLLLAHSTKEEINARPPAGVPPHPRTALHAACQLGDVVMTQLLVWYGSDVKARDSLGQTALTLARHSGSQDCVDILLQHGCPNDTPPAISTPGLPRKGSTTSLGRANSRRGVS, via the exons ATGGTGTGTCCGCTGAAGCCTGACCACATGAGCCGAGCCAGCACGCTGCAGCGCCGCACCACCTACCTCATCTCCCTCACCCTGGTGAAGGTCGAGGCCGTGGGAGAGGATGGGGCCCAGCTGGCCAGGGCCACCGtcccagggggaggggctgtgggcGGGGCCCCAGGGGAGGAGGTGTGGCCTCTTTCCACACGGCGGGATGAAGAGAAGGACACGGAcatggaggaggatgaggaggatgagagCCTCAGCGAgtctgggagggagagggcgCAGCccaagagaggagagagactgcTATCCAGTTCCCCAAAAGAAAGGACACCCACTGAAGTTTTCGTGCGCCCCGGTGCCCGGATGGAGCCGGCAGGCAGGGAGAGCGCGCCCCCCTCAGCCCCTATTAAGGATGtgagagcgagggggagagagggtgtggccGATGTAGACGTAGAGAGGGAGGAAGCTTTGGAAACCTGCAGAGGGACCCCAAAGTTGCGCAGGGTCGTGGATGGGGCCGACCCCACCCGCACCCCAACGAAGAGTAACATCCCCGTGAGGATTGGACAGCGGCCAGGGGCCTTGCTGAAGGCACACAGTGACGCCGTCAGTCGCCGTGAGCTGAAGGAGGCCAAGGAGGCAATCCCCACTGCTGCAAAGAGCCTGGACCGCAAGGACAGCAGGGCAGGGGCGGGGTCACCGGTGAGCCCAGTCGCTGGCCACAGCCGGGCGTCctggacagaggaagaaaggaaggcCAGGCCTCACCTTATAGAGGGTGGAGCAAAAGACGAAGATGTGGTCAGAGCCATAGGAGGTGGGGCAGTAGGAGGAGCcactgcaggtggagctgtggGAGGAGGGGCTGTTGAAAGGGAAGCGTTGGGAGGCAGGGCAGCCGGAGGAGACCCATTGGGAGGTGGGGCAATGGTAGGGGCAGTGGGACGGGGAGTGGCAGGTGTGAGAGACAGTCCCAGGTCAGAGAGACTGAAGGCTGGGTCTGCTTCTCTCCCTGCGCCTCTCACCCTGGTCCCCAAACCCCCACGGAAGGGCAAGAGTCGCACCCTGGACAACAGTGACCTACACTCCTTATCTGAGGACCTTCGCAGGGGTGCGGAGGGCCTGGCCTcctctggccccgcccccgccacGCTGCATGGCCAGGCCCAGCGGGCTGCGGCTCGCGATCGCAAAATGCTGAAGTTCATCAGTGGGATTTTTGCCAAGAGCACCCCCGGCCCAGCCAGTGCTGCCACTGCGCCCCCCCTGCATGGCTCTATGCAGAGGGAGTCCAGCGAGGAGGACG CGGCCTGCGCCCTCAGTCAGGAATGGACCTTAACTCGTGCAGTCCCAGAGCTGCGTCTG GGGGTTCTGGGTAGTCTGCGCAGTGGAAAATCAGCCCTGGTGCACAAGTACATCACTGGGAGCTACCTTCCCCTGGAGTCCCAGGAAG GGGGTAGATATAAGAAAGAGGTGCTGATAGAGGGACAGAGCCATCTGTTGCTAATCAGGGAGGAGTCTGTGCTGCCAGATCCCCAA TTCTGCAGCTGGGTGGATGCAGTGATCCTTGTGTTCAGTTTGGAGAATGAGGCCAGTTTTCAGGAGGTGTATAATAACTACAGCCAGCTGTGTGCACACCGCAACATTGCTGAGATCCCCGTGATCGTGGTGGGGACACAGG ACAAGATCACCAGCACAAACCCGCGGGTGATCGAGGACGCTCGGGCTCGGCAGCTGTGCTCCGACGTGCGCCGCTGCTCCTACTATGAGACCTGCGCCACCTACGGGCTCAACGTGGATCGCGTCTTCACCGAGG CTGCTCAGAGGATTGCAACAATTAAGAAGCAGGCTGCCCTGCTGGCCCCCTGTAAatctctgcccagctcccccAGCCACTCAGGGGCCTCCACACCAGTGTCAGGAGCCTTCCCCGGACAG GCTAGTAATGGCGGTCAGAGTAGTGATTActcctcctcccttccctccaCTCCTGTGGTCAGCCACAAGGaaatggggaggggagggtctgggggagatggagggggcAGCGCCACCCCAGGACCCCAGCGCAATGTGCCCCGCCGACGGACCTCCCTCTTCGCG AACCGGCGAGGCAGTGACTCTGAGAAGCGAGCAACTGACAGTAAGGGAGACGCTGGCACCGCGAGGGCAACTGCCATTAAGCAG AGCATACTGTGGAAGCGGAGCGGGAGCTCGCTGAATAAGGAGTGGAAGAAGAAGTATGTCACGCTGTCCAACAATGGCATGCTGTCCTACCACTCAAGTGTCAAt GACTACCTGCAGAACGTCCATGGGAAGGAGATGGACTTGCTGCGGGTGACAGTGAAGGTGCCAGGTAAACGTCCGCCCCGCGCTGTCCCCCCCTGCAGCCCTTCGCCCGGCCTCAACGGATTGGTGAAGGATGTGCCAGGGGCCGAGGGAGCCGGCACAG CCCCTTCATTCCCTGCCAGCCTCCTGACTGTGgatgaggggggtgggggtggcctGTCCCcccagggggacagaggggtcAAGCGCTGTCCCTCTTCACTCTCCAGTAAAGCACAGAGCGTGG ACTCTGCCATTGAGGCAGTGGCCAGCCCGCCCACTGCAAAAGACAACGCCCCCTCCTCTCCGGCAACTGACAGGAAGAAGCACCGAAGGAAGAAGAGCATGAATCAGAAAGGCGACCTGGCGATTGGGCAAGCCGAAG AGGAGGAGAATTCGGATTTCATAATCGTGTCCAGCACGGGACAGAGGTGGCACTTCGAGGCACAGAGCATGGAGGAGCGAGACACCTGGGTCCAGGCCATCGAGAGTCAGATCCTGGCCAGCCTGCAGTCCTGCGAGAGCAGCAGAAACAAG gcGCGGAGGACCAGCCAGAGTGAAGCAGTGGCCCTCCAGGCAATTCGTAACGCCAGGGGCAACGGGCTCTGTGTGGACTGTGGAGCACCAA ACCCAACGTGGGCCAGCCTCAATCTGGGCGCGCTGATCTGCATTGAGTGCTCGGGGATCCACCGCAACCTGGGGACGCACCTGTCGCGTGTGCGCTCGCTCGACCTGGACGACTGGCCGCGGGAGCTGACGCTGGTGCTCACTGCCATCGGCAACCACATGGCCAACAGCGTCTGGGAAAGCCGCACGCTGGGCCGCCACAAGCCCACACCCGACGCCACGCG GGAGGAGCGGGAGTCGTGGATCCGTGCCAAGTATGAGCAGCGGGTGTTTGTGGCACCTCTGCCCGCGGCCGTGGAGGGCGCTGAGGGGACCATGCCTGCCCGGCTTCTCTCCACCGTCGTCCAGAGGGACCTCCCAggcctgctcctgctcctggcCCACAGTACCAAGGAGGAGATCAACGCCAGACCACCTGCAGGGGTGCCCCCGCACCCCCGCACTGCCCTGCATGCCGCCTGCCAGCTTGGCGATGTGGTCATGACTCAGCTGTTGGTCTGG tATGGCAGTGATGTTAAAGCGAGGGATTCATTGGGCCAGACTGCCCTGACCCTGGCCCGCCACTCTGGCAGCCAGGACTGCGTGGACATTTtgctgcaacatggctgcccCAACGACACCCCACCTGCAATCTCCACCCCTGGTCTCCCCCGCAAGGGCAGCACCACCAGCTTGGGTCGCGCCAACTCCAGGAGAGGGGTGTCTTAA
- the agap2 gene encoding arf-GAP with GTPase, ANK repeat and PH domain-containing protein 2 isoform X3: MSNSVKLAHSSAIRAEVKRHESLKNTINKLFKQLERVGDPQLRCGLKVYLHSIQAACALSQEWTLTRAVPELRLGVLGSLRSGKSALVHKYITGSYLPLESQEGGRYKKEVLIEGQSHLLLIREESVLPDPQFCSWVDAVILVFSLENEASFQEVYNNYSQLCAHRNIAEIPVIVVGTQDKITSTNPRVIEDARARQLCSDVRRCSYYETCATYGLNVDRVFTEAAQRIATIKKQAALLAPCKSLPSSPSHSGASTPVSGAFPGQASNGGQSSDYSSSLPSTPVVSHKEMGRGGSGGDGGGSATPGPQRNVPRRRTSLFANRRGSDSEKRATDSKGDAGTARATAIKQSILWKRSGSSLNKEWKKKYVTLSNNGMLSYHSSVNDYLQNVHGKEMDLLRVTVKVPGKRPPRAVPPCSPSPGLNGLVKDVPGAEGAGTAPSFPASLLTVDEGGGGGLSPQGDRGVKRCPSSLSSKAQSVDSAIEAVASPPTAKDNAPSSPATDRKKHRRKKSMNQKGDLAIGQAEEEENSDFIIVSSTGQRWHFEAQSMEERDTWVQAIESQILASLQSCESSRNKARRTSQSEAVALQAIRNARGNGLCVDCGAPNPTWASLNLGALICIECSGIHRNLGTHLSRVRSLDLDDWPRELTLVLTAIGNHMANSVWESRTLGRHKPTPDATREERESWIRAKYEQRVFVAPLPAAVEGAEGTMPARLLSTVVQRDLPGLLLLLAHSTKEEINARPPAGVPPHPRTALHAACQLGDVVMTQLLVWYGSDVKARDSLGQTALTLARHSGSQDCVDILLQHGCPNDTPPAISTPGLPRKGSTTSLGRANSRRGVS; the protein is encoded by the exons CGGCCTGCGCCCTCAGTCAGGAATGGACCTTAACTCGTGCAGTCCCAGAGCTGCGTCTG GGGGTTCTGGGTAGTCTGCGCAGTGGAAAATCAGCCCTGGTGCACAAGTACATCACTGGGAGCTACCTTCCCCTGGAGTCCCAGGAAG GGGGTAGATATAAGAAAGAGGTGCTGATAGAGGGACAGAGCCATCTGTTGCTAATCAGGGAGGAGTCTGTGCTGCCAGATCCCCAA TTCTGCAGCTGGGTGGATGCAGTGATCCTTGTGTTCAGTTTGGAGAATGAGGCCAGTTTTCAGGAGGTGTATAATAACTACAGCCAGCTGTGTGCACACCGCAACATTGCTGAGATCCCCGTGATCGTGGTGGGGACACAGG ACAAGATCACCAGCACAAACCCGCGGGTGATCGAGGACGCTCGGGCTCGGCAGCTGTGCTCCGACGTGCGCCGCTGCTCCTACTATGAGACCTGCGCCACCTACGGGCTCAACGTGGATCGCGTCTTCACCGAGG CTGCTCAGAGGATTGCAACAATTAAGAAGCAGGCTGCCCTGCTGGCCCCCTGTAAatctctgcccagctcccccAGCCACTCAGGGGCCTCCACACCAGTGTCAGGAGCCTTCCCCGGACAG GCTAGTAATGGCGGTCAGAGTAGTGATTActcctcctcccttccctccaCTCCTGTGGTCAGCCACAAGGaaatggggaggggagggtctgggggagatggagggggcAGCGCCACCCCAGGACCCCAGCGCAATGTGCCCCGCCGACGGACCTCCCTCTTCGCG AACCGGCGAGGCAGTGACTCTGAGAAGCGAGCAACTGACAGTAAGGGAGACGCTGGCACCGCGAGGGCAACTGCCATTAAGCAG AGCATACTGTGGAAGCGGAGCGGGAGCTCGCTGAATAAGGAGTGGAAGAAGAAGTATGTCACGCTGTCCAACAATGGCATGCTGTCCTACCACTCAAGTGTCAAt GACTACCTGCAGAACGTCCATGGGAAGGAGATGGACTTGCTGCGGGTGACAGTGAAGGTGCCAGGTAAACGTCCGCCCCGCGCTGTCCCCCCCTGCAGCCCTTCGCCCGGCCTCAACGGATTGGTGAAGGATGTGCCAGGGGCCGAGGGAGCCGGCACAG CCCCTTCATTCCCTGCCAGCCTCCTGACTGTGgatgaggggggtgggggtggcctGTCCCcccagggggacagaggggtcAAGCGCTGTCCCTCTTCACTCTCCAGTAAAGCACAGAGCGTGG ACTCTGCCATTGAGGCAGTGGCCAGCCCGCCCACTGCAAAAGACAACGCCCCCTCCTCTCCGGCAACTGACAGGAAGAAGCACCGAAGGAAGAAGAGCATGAATCAGAAAGGCGACCTGGCGATTGGGCAAGCCGAAG AGGAGGAGAATTCGGATTTCATAATCGTGTCCAGCACGGGACAGAGGTGGCACTTCGAGGCACAGAGCATGGAGGAGCGAGACACCTGGGTCCAGGCCATCGAGAGTCAGATCCTGGCCAGCCTGCAGTCCTGCGAGAGCAGCAGAAACAAG gcGCGGAGGACCAGCCAGAGTGAAGCAGTGGCCCTCCAGGCAATTCGTAACGCCAGGGGCAACGGGCTCTGTGTGGACTGTGGAGCACCAA ACCCAACGTGGGCCAGCCTCAATCTGGGCGCGCTGATCTGCATTGAGTGCTCGGGGATCCACCGCAACCTGGGGACGCACCTGTCGCGTGTGCGCTCGCTCGACCTGGACGACTGGCCGCGGGAGCTGACGCTGGTGCTCACTGCCATCGGCAACCACATGGCCAACAGCGTCTGGGAAAGCCGCACGCTGGGCCGCCACAAGCCCACACCCGACGCCACGCG GGAGGAGCGGGAGTCGTGGATCCGTGCCAAGTATGAGCAGCGGGTGTTTGTGGCACCTCTGCCCGCGGCCGTGGAGGGCGCTGAGGGGACCATGCCTGCCCGGCTTCTCTCCACCGTCGTCCAGAGGGACCTCCCAggcctgctcctgctcctggcCCACAGTACCAAGGAGGAGATCAACGCCAGACCACCTGCAGGGGTGCCCCCGCACCCCCGCACTGCCCTGCATGCCGCCTGCCAGCTTGGCGATGTGGTCATGACTCAGCTGTTGGTCTGG tATGGCAGTGATGTTAAAGCGAGGGATTCATTGGGCCAGACTGCCCTGACCCTGGCCCGCCACTCTGGCAGCCAGGACTGCGTGGACATTTtgctgcaacatggctgcccCAACGACACCCCACCTGCAATCTCCACCCCTGGTCTCCCCCGCAAGGGCAGCACCACCAGCTTGGGTCGCGCCAACTCCAGGAGAGGGGTGTCTTAA